From one Anaerotruncus rubiinfantis genomic stretch:
- the galE gene encoding UDP-glucose 4-epimerase GalE, protein MSILVTGGAGYIGSHTCVELLKAGRDIVVLDNFSNSKPEALRRIEKITGKSFKSYEVDLLDREGVERVFAQNQIDAVIHFAGLKAVGESCKIPLKYYHNNLTGTLVLCQVMEKFGCKKFVFSSSATVYGMHNPVPFKEDMPLSTTNPYGTTKLFIEKILTDLHEADPTWSVALLRYFNPIGAHESGLLGEDPNGIPNNLLPYISQVATGKLDDLAVYGNDYDTPDGTGVRDYIHVVDLAVGHLKALDYIADKNVVEAINLGTGHGYSVLDVVHAFEKACGFPIKHHIAPRRPGDIATSYADCTRAKELLGWTAQRTIDDMCADSWRFSKQNPNGL, encoded by the coding sequence ATGTCTATTTTAGTCACCGGCGGAGCCGGATATATCGGTTCCCACACCTGTGTGGAGCTGCTTAAGGCGGGGCGCGACATCGTCGTGCTCGACAATTTCTCAAACTCGAAACCGGAGGCGCTGCGCCGCATCGAAAAGATCACCGGCAAGAGCTTCAAATCCTATGAAGTCGACCTGCTCGACCGCGAAGGCGTCGAACGCGTTTTTGCGCAGAATCAGATTGACGCGGTCATTCATTTCGCGGGTCTCAAGGCAGTGGGCGAAAGCTGCAAGATTCCGCTCAAATATTATCACAACAATCTGACCGGCACGCTGGTGCTCTGCCAGGTGATGGAGAAATTCGGCTGCAAAAAATTCGTCTTTTCCTCCTCCGCCACCGTCTACGGCATGCACAATCCCGTCCCGTTCAAGGAGGATATGCCTCTTTCAACCACCAATCCGTACGGCACCACCAAACTGTTCATTGAAAAGATCCTCACCGACCTGCACGAAGCCGATCCCACCTGGAGCGTGGCGCTGCTGCGGTACTTCAATCCCATTGGCGCGCATGAGAGCGGCCTTTTGGGTGAAGACCCGAACGGCATCCCCAATAACCTTCTGCCATACATCTCCCAGGTCGCGACCGGAAAGCTCGATGATCTGGCTGTTTACGGCAACGATTACGACACCCCGGACGGCACCGGCGTGCGTGACTATATCCACGTTGTCGACCTCGCGGTTGGGCATCTGAAAGCGCTCGACTACATCGCGGACAAAAACGTCGTTGAAGCGATCAATCTCGGCACCGGCCACGGCTATTCGGTTCTCGATGTCGTACACGCCTTTGAAAAGGCCTGCGGCTTCCCCATTAAACATCACATCGCCCCGCGCCGGCCCGGCGACATCGCCACCTCCTATGCCGACTGCACCCGTGCCAAGGAGCTGCTCGGATGGACGGCCCAGCGCACCATCGACGACATGTGCGCCGACAGCTGGCGCTTCTCGAAGCAGAACCCCAACGGGCTCTA
- a CDS encoding ComEC/Rec2 family competence protein — MRRKQSTITLLIILTLVLISMGIVLSYGPDAGSAIDRLYQAAGLSGTPAPIDARLSVHFIDVGQGDSILIQTAGQNVLIDAGDPDHAETVVDYLFSQGVKRIDLLAATHPHADHIGCMADVLREFPVDKVLFSEVPGEILPTTRTYEILLDTIADKGLRITRAKTGMQYALGEGAVLTLLGPVEHDQEELNDTSLVFRLDYGETTFLFTGDAEKESENSLLEAYDAGELRADVLKLGHHGSSTSSQAKFLRAVNPSAAVASCGYENSYGHPHAEILRRLDSFGIMLYRTDRDGTVVFCSDGVSLEVLTEK; from the coding sequence GGGTCTGCCATCGACCGGCTCTATCAGGCTGCCGGGCTTTCCGGCACGCCCGCCCCGATCGACGCGCGGCTGTCGGTGCATTTCATCGATGTCGGCCAGGGGGACAGCATCCTGATCCAGACCGCCGGGCAGAACGTCCTGATCGACGCAGGCGACCCCGACCACGCCGAAACAGTCGTCGATTATCTTTTCAGCCAGGGCGTAAAGCGGATTGATCTGCTGGCCGCAACCCACCCGCACGCCGATCACATCGGCTGTATGGCCGATGTGCTGCGCGAATTTCCTGTGGACAAGGTGCTTTTTTCGGAGGTGCCCGGGGAGATCCTGCCGACAACCAGGACTTATGAAATCCTGCTCGACACGATCGCTGACAAAGGCCTGCGGATCACCCGCGCAAAAACCGGGATGCAGTATGCTCTTGGGGAAGGCGCGGTGCTCACTCTGCTGGGCCCTGTGGAGCACGATCAGGAGGAGCTCAACGACACATCTCTGGTTTTCCGGCTCGACTATGGCGAAACGACCTTCCTGTTCACCGGCGACGCGGAAAAGGAGAGCGAAAACAGCCTGCTGGAAGCCTACGATGCCGGGGAACTGCGGGCCGACGTGCTCAAGCTGGGTCATCACGGGTCCAGTACCTCCAGCCAGGCAAAATTTCTGCGGGCTGTCAACCCTTCCGCCGCCGTCGCGAGCTGCGGCTATGAAAATTCCTACGGGCACCCGCATGCCGAAATTCTGCGGCGGCTCGATTCGTTTGGGATCATGCTTTACCGCACCGACCGGGACGGTACGGTGGTTTTCTGTTCGGATGGCGTAAGCCTTGAAGTCCTGACTGAAAAATAA